A stretch of the Conger conger chromosome 3, fConCon1.1, whole genome shotgun sequence genome encodes the following:
- the rpl37a gene encoding large ribosomal subunit protein eL43: MAKRTKKVGIVGKYGTRYGASLRKMVKKIEISQHAKYTCSFCGKTKMKRKAVGIWNCGSCMKTVAGGAWTYNTTSAVTVKSAIRRLKELKDQ, encoded by the exons GCGAAGCGCACCAAGAAGGTGGGGATCGTGGGGAAGTACGGCACCCGTTATGGGGCCTCCCTCAGGAAGATGGTGAAGAAGATTGAGATCAGCCAGCACGCCAAATATACCTGCTCTTTCTGCGGAAAG ACAAAGATGAAGAGAAAGGCCGTTGGCATTTGGAACTGTGGGTCCTGTATGAAGACTGTTGCTGGTGGCGCATGGACGTACAA CACAACGTCTGCTGTTACAGTGAAGTCTGCCATCAGAAGGCTGAAGGAGTTGAAGGACCAGTGA